GATCTGATCGCGGGTGACAGGTCCGGCCTCGGGCAATTGGCGGCGCTCGACATAGCGGCTGATCGCGGATTGCTCCATCACCTGCAGCGCGAACATGGTGCCGTCGGTGATGGTTTCCAGGTCATGGGGATCGCTGAAATAATTCGGGATCACACGGGGGAAGGCGGCGGGATCCGCGCTGGTCAGCCGCACCTCGCCGCGCGAACGCGGGCGGATCTGGCCAAGGTTGATCGTGCAGCCATTGCCGCCTGGGACGGCCTCGACCCCTTCCTCGACCCCCGCGCCGACGACCATGAAATATTGCACGTCGGGATGCCTTTCCGCCCGGTCGGCCCACCAGAAGGCGCCGCCCTCGATCAGGTTGGAGGAAGCCGGGCCACCCTTGAACAGCAGGTAGTTCAGTCCCGCCAGCGCCTTCCAGTGCAGCTTCTTGTACTTGTCATAGCTATGGGGGCCATTGAGCTGATAGATCAGCGAAATCTCGATATGGTCCTGAAGGTTCTGCCCGACGCCCGGCAGGTCGTGGACGACTTCGATTCCATGGCGGCGCAGTTCGTCCGCCGGACCGATGCCGGACAGCATCAGGAGCTTGGGCGTGTTGATTCCGCCCGCCGACAGGATGACCTCGCGCCGGGCGCGGATCGTCCGGGTCCGACCCTTGGCGACATATTCGACACCCGTCGCGCGACCGTTCTCGACCAGCACGCGCAGCACCCGCGCCCCGGTGCGCACCGAAAGGTTCCTGCGTTTGCGCGCGGGCTTCAGATAGGCGACCGCCGCGCTGCTGCGGCGTCCGTTCCGCGCGGTGATCTGGTAGAGCCCGCAGCCGGCCTGATCGCCCGAGTTGAAATCCGGGTTCAGCGGCAGCCCCTGCTGCTGGCAAGCTTGCAGCCAGGCGCGGGTCAGCGGATGGATATGGTCGATGTCCGAGACCCCCAAGGGCCCGTCGATGCCGTGGGCCTCGTTGCAGAAGCGGTTGTTGTTCTCCGCCTTGCGGAAATAAGGCAGGACGTCCTGATAACCCCAGCCGGACGCCCCCAGGGTTTCCCATGTCGCGTAGTCGTCTGGATTGCCCCGGATATAGATCATCGCATTGACCGAAGAGCCGCCGCCCAACACGCTGGCCTGCACCATCGTCGGCTGCTCCTGGCGGCTCTGGCCGTCCGTCGGCTCCCAGGGGAAGCGCTTGAGCAGCGGGCCCTGCGCGGTTTTGTAATAGGCGCCGGGGATATGGATATAGGGGCTGAGGTCGCGCGGCCCTTCCTCCAGCAGGACGACCTGCGCGTCTGCGTCCTCGCTGAGGCGTGCCGCCATGACGCAGCCGGTCGATCCTCCACCGACGATGACATAGTCCGCCCAGTCCATCCCGTATCTCCTTCCGGCCTGTTGACGCAGTAAGCCGGGAGGCGGTGGGGTTGGCAATTTCGCAAGCATGACGCCAATGACGCAACAGCGCGTGGCGATTGCGTCAGGTTGCGCAAGAATTCGTCGGACTGCGCAATTGCCGGGGCGGCGGCTCGCGCGGAAACTCCGTATATCCTAGGAAAGGAAAACCCATGTCCGCCGAACGCCAGACAATCGTCCTCCATTCCCTGATCGCCAAGGACGCACCCATGGCGATGGACCTGAAGATCGCCGCCGATCTGGGCTATGACGGCATCGAGATCTCCGCCGCCAAGATGCGCGCCTTCCTTGCCGCCGGATGGACCGAGGCCGACCTGGCCGAGCGCCTGCGCGGTTACGACATTCCGGGCACCGGCTTCCTGATGGATATCGAGCGGCATGGCGGGGCCGAAGAATCGCTGTGGCGGGATGCCGCCGAGCTTTTCCATCTGGCGCAGATCGCGGGGGCGAAGGCCGTGCAGGCGATCACCGGTCCGGTCTCGGTCGCCACGGTCAGGGCGCATGCCGCTGGCCGGCCGGTGACCGGCTATTCCGGCGTCCTTGGCCTGTCCCGTGACGAGCAGATGCGGATCACCGCCCGCAACTTGGCCCGGCTGGCCGACATGGCCGCCGAGAGGGGGCTGATCCTTTACTTCGAGGCGCTTGGCTGGTGTCCGCTGAACACCGTCTCGGACCAGCTGGAGCTGATCGACCGGGCGGGGCGGAGCAATATGAAGATAGTGGTGGATTTCTGGCATTGCTATGTCTCGGGGGATACGCCCGAGCGGATCGCGCGGATCGAAAGGAATGCGATCTATGGCGTGCATGTCTGCGATTCGCTGCGCCACGACGGCGGCATCCCGGACGAGGCGGTGCTGCGCGACGTGCCCACCGGCGGTGGCGTGCTGAACCTTCAGGAATGGGTGGATGCGGTGAAGGCGACGGGCTATGTGGGCTGGTGGAGCGGCGAGTTGTTCTGCCGCAAGCAGCATCAGGACGACAGTTTCAAGGTCGCGGCAGGGATGAAGGCGCGTCTGGAACGCCTTATTCTCTAGGGTCAGGATGCATTGATTTTCAGTGTGCTACGTGATTCACGGCTCGGAAAACGGAGCGGTGACATGAGCGACCTGTACTGGCTGACCGACGAGCAGATGACCAAGCTTGCCCCTTTCTTCCCGAAGTCGCACGGCAAGCCACGCGTCGATGACAAGCGTGTTCTAAGCGGGATTATCTTCATCAATCGCAATGGTTTGCGCTGGCGAGATGCCCCCAGGGAGTATGGGCCGCACAAGACGCTCTACAGCCGGTGGAAGCGTTGGAGCGAGAAAGGCATTTTCGCCAGGATGATGATCGGGCTGGCCGCCGACCACGGCGAGGAAAAGACCGTGATGATCGACGCGACCTATCTGAAAGCGCACCGCACCGCGACCAGCTTGGCCGTGAAAAAGGGGGGCGTGGACGCCTCGTCGGCCGGACCAAGGGCGGCATGAACACGAAGCTGCATGCCATCTGTGACAGCCAGGGCCGACCGCTCGACCTGTTCGTCACCGCAGGGCAGGTCAGCGACTACATCGGGGCGCGGGCGTTGCTCAGCAGCCTCCCAAAGGTCGATTGGCTGCTCGGGGATCGCGGCTATGACGCCGACTGGTTCCGGGAAGCCTTGCAGGACAAGGGGATACGAGCCTGCATCCCCGGCCGAAAGCAGCGCAAGACACCGGTCAAATACGACAAGCGCCGATACAAGCGGCGCAACCGCATCGAGATCATGTTTGGCAGGCTCAAGGACTGGCGGCGCGTGGCAACCCGATACGACAGATGCCCGAAGGTCTTCCTCTCGGCCATCGCGCTCGCGGCAACCGTCATTTATTGGTTATGAATCCTGACCCTAGGCGGGATGCAGGGGCGGATGCCGCGATCCTTGAGGTCGTCGTGCAGCCAGTCGGCATCATAAGCCTTGTCACCCAGAAAGCGCCTGGCTGTCGGCAGATGGCGCATTAGCACGAGGACACCCCGGCTGTCGGCCATCTGGCCAGGGGAGAGGAAGAAGTCTAGTGGGCGTCCTTTGCCGTCGCTGAGCATGTGCAGTTTGGAGTTCAGGCCACCTTTCGTGCGCCTGATCGCCCGCGGACGATCCCCCTTTTTCGAAGGCTGGTCGCGGTGCGGTGCGCCTTCATGAAGGTGCTTGCCCATCAGTTCGTCCACAGAGTCAACCTTGATGCCGCCCTCGATCCCGACCTTCGGAGCGAAGGCCACCCGCACCCACCCCCTCAAAATCACACCGAATTCTTACACTACCGGAGGATGCGGTATGCCCGCCTCCCGTTGCTACACGACGTGCTTGCAACCTGATGCCGGGGTGCGGGTGTCCATGTTGCGGCCGCGGTTCAGATGATCGTCGATCTCGGCCGCAGCGCCGATCATCCGTCCGAACAGGAAGATGGTGAAGGCCGCAGTCTCCAGATTGGCGTCGGTCATCCTGCCGGCCTGGTAGTCCTTCCACAGCACTGCCAGCAGCAGCGCCGCGATGATCGCATCGACATTGACGCAGAAGACATAACGGCTGGCCCCCACATCATAAAGCTGGCGCACCAGCTCGCGATAGAAGTGGTGAAAAATGTTGTATTCGCCGCGTTCTTCCATGAACTGCGCGATGAAACGTTCGCGCGGGTCGAAATTCTCGGGCTTGCCCTTGAAGATCGGGTGATGGACCCCCGGCAAGGCGCGAACCTCGGTCCCCAGTTCCTTGGCCGTCGCCTTGTCGCGCTTATAGGCCAGGGCGAAGTCGCGTGCCATCCCGGTCAGGTCCAGCCCGTGGTTCGGATCGGTCGGATCCTTCAGCCCCTTGTCGCGGAATTGATCCAGCAGGAAGGCCATGCCCTCGAATCCGTTGCCGCCGTGGCTGTAGCCGGAATGGGTCAGAAAACCGGCCATGGCCTTGTTGATCTGGACCCGGTCCGGCGTCTGCGGCCCATCGGCCGAAACCGCGCCCTTGGCGCCCTGCGCCGTGATCGACCCTGGCCCGTTTGAGATCAGCAAGCCGATCAGGATCTGCACATAAAGCGCCTCGGTCGGGTCAGGCTTCTTGCCGGTCATGGCGAGACAGCAGATATCAGCCATGGTCCAGCGCGAGAAACGCTCTTCGCGCGGGATGCCCCACAGGCTGCCCGGCTGGTGATGCCTGCCCGGAATGGTCGCGCCGACCATGACGCCGTAAAGCCGCATATACCAGGGCAGGGTCTCGGCGGTCAGGCGGCTGATGCGCTTTCTGGCAAGTGGCCCCCAGGCGATGGTCGTGGTGATCGCGGCCAGGATCGCGTCGCGCGACAACCTTTCGCCAAAGCCCAGCAGGAATCGCAGGAAGACCGACTTGCCGCCACGCGCCTCGATCGCGGCCAGCATGGCCTCGGGACGGG
This Paracoccus pantotrophus DNA region includes the following protein-coding sequences:
- a CDS encoding GMC family oxidoreductase, with the translated sequence MDWADYVIVGGGSTGCVMAARLSEDADAQVVLLEEGPRDLSPYIHIPGAYYKTAQGPLLKRFPWEPTDGQSRQEQPTMVQASVLGGGSSVNAMIYIRGNPDDYATWETLGASGWGYQDVLPYFRKAENNNRFCNEAHGIDGPLGVSDIDHIHPLTRAWLQACQQQGLPLNPDFNSGDQAGCGLYQITARNGRRSSAAVAYLKPARKRRNLSVRTGARVLRVLVENGRATGVEYVAKGRTRTIRARREVILSAGGINTPKLLMLSGIGPADELRRHGIEVVHDLPGVGQNLQDHIEISLIYQLNGPHSYDKYKKLHWKALAGLNYLLFKGGPASSNLIEGGAFWWADRAERHPDVQYFMVVGAGVEEGVEAVPGGNGCTINLGQIRPRSRGEVRLTSADPAAFPRVIPNYFSDPHDLETITDGTMFALQVMEQSAISRYVERRQLPEAGPVTRDQIRRFCQTTAHAALHPAGTCRAGVDDMAVVDPQLRVHGIEGLRVADASIMPTLISGNPNAVCIMIGEKLSDMMRRR
- a CDS encoding sugar phosphate isomerase/epimerase family protein, with the translated sequence MSAERQTIVLHSLIAKDAPMAMDLKIAADLGYDGIEISAAKMRAFLAAGWTEADLAERLRGYDIPGTGFLMDIERHGGAEESLWRDAAELFHLAQIAGAKAVQAITGPVSVATVRAHAAGRPVTGYSGVLGLSRDEQMRITARNLARLADMAAERGLILYFEALGWCPLNTVSDQLELIDRAGRSNMKIVVDFWHCYVSGDTPERIARIERNAIYGVHVCDSLRHDGGIPDEAVLRDVPTGGGVLNLQEWVDAVKATGYVGWWSGELFCRKQHQDDSFKVAAGMKARLERLIL
- a CDS encoding IS5-like element IS1248A family transposase (programmed frameshift), which gives rise to MSDLYWLTDEQMTKLAPFFPKSHGKPRVDDKRVLSGIIFINRNGLRWRDAPREYGPHKTLYSRWKRWSEKGIFARMMIGLAADHGEEKTVMIDATYLKAHRTATSLAGEKGGRGRLVGRTKGGMNTKLHAICDSQGRPLDLFVTAGQVSDYIGARALLSSLPKVDWLLGDRGYDADWFREALQDKGIRACIPGRKQRKTPVKYDKRRYKRRNRIEIMFGRLKDWRRVATRYDRCPKVFLSAIALAATVIYWL